The Mesorhizobium opportunistum WSM2075 DNA window ATGTCGCCTCCGGCCGAAAACGCCCTGCCCTCGGCCTTGAGGACCACGACGTCGACACCGTCGTCACGCTCCCAGGAACGCAGGGCCTTGCCCAGCGCCTTGACCATGCGATGGGTGACGGCATTGAGCGCCTGCGGCCGCGTCAACGTGACGACACCAGCCCTGCCCAACCGTTCGAAGCGAATTTCGTCGCCTCCACCAAAATCCATCGCCAGAGAATCCCTCCCCCGCGCCTGCGGGACTGAAGTGCTAAGCGGCGACCGAGCGAACGTCAATTGTCGTGTGCCGGGACAGGAAGCATGATCGGTTGGAATTGCTACCACACGAACGGGATCAACGCCTTCGTGCGACGCGCATAGTCTGGGAATTCGTCGGGAAATTGCCCTGCCAGAAGCCTGTCTTCCGCGCCGACACGCCACAGGAAGATCACGCCTAGCAGGATCAGCAGAAAGACGAAACCACCGCCCACCACGATCGCCGAGCCGATGCATGCAACAAGGCCACCTGTGTACATGGGGTGGCGGACATAGCGGTAAGGGCCTGACGTCACCAGTTCATGGCCTTGCTTGGCGGAGACGATCTGGCTCCAATTGCTGCCAAGGGTTTGCCGCGCCCAGACCAGGAAGGCCATCCCGGCAACGGCCACGATGACACCGATGCTGCTCAACACGGCGTTCACGGGTGCGAAGTTGACGAACCGGAACATCGGCACACGCGGGAGCAGGAAAGCGACGATCATGGCGGCCAACAGTGCCAGTCGCTGCGGCATGTGCTCTTCGGTATCCCGTTTCACACCGAACGCCGAAACGGTCAGGTAGACGATCAGCACGAGCCAGGCGGCATAGATGGACCAGACGAAGACCATGGCTTGCTCCTTCCGCCGCCCCATGCCGACCTAGCGTGCTGCAAGGACACGTCAACGCCACAAGGCCGGTACAGCCTCTTGGCTCGCGTCCGTGGTCGATGCTAGAAATCGACCGGCAAATGCTGGACGGCGGACGTTGTTCATGGCTCGATTTTTACGCCTTGCGCTGGTGGCAATCGGGCTGATCGGGCGATGCCTGGCCGCCCATCCTGTCCTGGCAACCACGCTGGACGATCTCTACCAGTCGCAGACCATCGTCACCGGCCAAGGCGAGGAGAACCGCCAGACAGGCTTCCGGGATTGCCTGGACCGGGTTCTGGTCAGGGTTTCGGGCGACCAGCGGTTGCTCGACAAGCCAGAGATAGCGGATCTGCGCGACAAGGCCGGCAGCTTCGTCGATGCTTTCCGCTACCATGACCGGTTGGAGGGCATTCCGATCCACGACGAGCAAGGCACGCATGACCGGCCGCATGATCTCACCTGTCTCTACAAGCCTGACGTGATCGACAAGGTGCTGGCGTCGCTGGGCAGCAGGCCCTGGCTTGGCGAACGGCCGGCGCTGACGATACTCTTGGCCGTGGAACGTGCTGGGCGTGGCTTCGTACTCGCCAGTGACGGGGACGAGAGCCCCTATATGCGGGAATCGTTTGAGGCGGCTGCCCAGCCCCTGGCAATGTCGATCGTCATTCCAGACAAGGCTAAGCTCACCAAGGGCGGCTTCATTTTCGAGGAGGTAAGGGCCATGGCCACCTCGCCCGAAATGCTGGGCGGCGTTGCAAGAACCCTTGGCGGCCGACCGCTGCTTTTCGGGCACATCAGCTGGCGCGACAAGGAATTGGGCTGGGTCGTCGACTGGTGGCTTACGGTCGATGGCAAAACCCTTGCGGTCGATGGCAAAACCTATGAGTGGCAGGTCCGCGGCGTCAGCTTCGACGAGGCGTTCCGCGCCGCGATCCGTGGCGCCGCACAAATACTATCCGGCAATGGTCAACCCGGCTGACATAGCGTGCGGCTCCTGGCACAAACGTGTCGCATTGGTCAGCACCGAGGGCTCGTGGTAAAAGCCGCTGATCCGGAGTTTTGGCAATGAACAGATTCACCCCGACAAAGCCAGCCGGCGCTCGAAGCGTCGACGATGTCACCGGCAGCCGCCGCCTGCGCCGCATGCGCAAGGCCGACTGGTCGCGCCGGCTCGTGCAGGAGAACCGGCTTACGGTCGACGACCTGATCTGGCCGATCTTCGTCGTCGAGGGCAAAAATGTGCGCGAGCCGATTGCCGCCATGCCGGGCGTCTTCCGCCTGTCGATCGACCTTGCAATCAAGGAGGCTGAGCGCGCGGCCAGGCTCGGCATTCCCGCGCTCGCCACCTTCCCCAATGTCGATCTGGCCTTGCGCGACCAGACCGGCTCGCACATCCTCGACCCCGACAATGTCATCAACCGCGCCACCCGTGCCATAAAGGACGCGGTGCCCGAGATCGGCATCATCACCGACGCCGCGCTCGACCCGTTCACCAGCCACGGCCATGACGGCATCCTGCGCGACGGCATCATCGTCAACGACGAGACGGTCGAACAGGTCGCGGCGGCGGCCGTCATCCAGGCGGCGGCCGGCGCCGACATCATCGCGCCGTCCGACATGATGGACGGGCGTATCGGCGCCATCCGCGACGCGCTCGACGCCAACGGCTTTCAGGACGTGGCGATCATGTCCTACGCGACCAAATTCGCCTCGGCCTTCTACGGCCCCTATCGCGAGGCGGTCGGCA harbors:
- a CDS encoding methyltransferase family protein; this encodes MVFVWSIYAAWLVLIVYLTVSAFGVKRDTEEHMPQRLALLAAMIVAFLLPRVPMFRFVNFAPVNAVLSSIGVIVAVAGMAFLVWARQTLGSNWSQIVSAKQGHELVTSGPYRYVRHPMYTGGLVACIGSAIVVGGGFVFLLILLGVIFLWRVGAEDRLLAGQFPDEFPDYARRTKALIPFVW
- a CDS encoding DUF2066 domain-containing protein, whose protein sequence is MARFLRLALVAIGLIGRCLAAHPVLATTLDDLYQSQTIVTGQGEENRQTGFRDCLDRVLVRVSGDQRLLDKPEIADLRDKAGSFVDAFRYHDRLEGIPIHDEQGTHDRPHDLTCLYKPDVIDKVLASLGSRPWLGERPALTILLAVERAGRGFVLASDGDESPYMRESFEAAAQPLAMSIVIPDKAKLTKGGFIFEEVRAMATSPEMLGGVARTLGGRPLLFGHISWRDKELGWVVDWWLTVDGKTLAVDGKTYEWQVRGVSFDEAFRAAIRGAAQILSGNGQPG
- the hemB gene encoding porphobilinogen synthase, with the protein product MNRFTPTKPAGARSVDDVTGSRRLRRMRKADWSRRLVQENRLTVDDLIWPIFVVEGKNVREPIAAMPGVFRLSIDLAIKEAERAARLGIPALATFPNVDLALRDQTGSHILDPDNVINRATRAIKDAVPEIGIITDAALDPFTSHGHDGILRDGIIVNDETVEQVAAAAVIQAAAGADIIAPSDMMDGRIGAIRDALDANGFQDVAIMSYATKFASAFYGPYREAVGTAGLLKGDKKTYYIDHANSDEAVREAEQDIAEGTDMLMVKPGLPYLDIIRRLKDEFQMPTFAYQVSGEYSMIKAAGANGWIDGEKAMLESLLAFKRAGCDGILTYFAPEVATMLKG